In the Setaria italica strain Yugu1 chromosome VI, Setaria_italica_v2.0, whole genome shotgun sequence genome, one interval contains:
- the LOC101775997 gene encoding uncharacterized protein LOC101775997, giving the protein MTSARLSPPLGFNFRSLGLREPNTHRPFLQDLRRDSSLPGFRQKSSDPWVGVPDLRGRAGHLFDAMPPKVTKRWVPVNRVEGAPCGGGGGDPATARRRVLPDAPLHHRLVPPKNTTPPKGTMRWVPVNRAGGTAASRGREGGVPDADRLSALPDALLHHIMSFLKAWEVVRTCVLSWRWRHLWASAPCIDLRIRGDDNGNTPEDFPDFVRHLFRRREVSAKLDTVHLRSSDDAGAHDVRLWIRTAIKQGARVIHLVGHRKEHWLRGSSLAVLEHASFVSCHLKILKLSYALIDENILRQLSSHCLSLEELNLKDCLITGHEISSASLKVLTMFKCQINVNLSISAPNLVVLRCISPITQAPSFENMGFLVTGTIILDDYAFGDDFEDISKYERDATTDEDDDCSDSNWKNKTRYGFGAPLEGYGLGYKDDYGYGSDIESDGNTFEYSEIAIDCDEYGINGDGHNSTMDGNRQISGENSGCNDNKIKGGHNVLQSLSNATSLELLADAGEVILTRELKRCPSFSNLKTLSLGEWSMDAGFDALVFLLQHSPNLERLFLELKLNFNNKKPLVSSVKPKEKSFACKHLQLVKIKCSKDDARVHKLAHLFRTNGISVDKIFVRRTGSAYLRGKKLMKDLARLELEFWGEVMPTCPV; this is encoded by the exons ATGACCTCCGCTCGCCTATCGCCGCCTCTTGGTTTCAACTTTCGAAGTTTGGGACTGCGGGAGCCGAACACTCACCGCCCATTCCTCCAAGATCTCAGACGAGATTCTTCTCTTCCT GGATTCCGGCAGAAAAGCTCTGATCCTTGGGTTGGTGTTCCTGACCTTCGTGGCCGTGCAGGCCACTTGTTCGACGCAATGCCTCCGAAGGTCACCAAGCGCTGGGTGCCGGTCAACCGGGTGGAGGGAGCGCCCTgcgggggcgggggaggcgACCCTGCCACCGCACGCCGCAGGGTGCTCCCAGACGCGCCCCTGCACCACCGCTTGGTGCCCCCGAAGAACACCACACCACCGAAGGGCACCATGCGGTGGGTGCCGGTCAACCGGGCCGGTGGAACGGCGGCATCACGCGGGCGCGAGGGAGGCGTCCCTGACGCTGACCGCCTCAGCGCGCTCCCGGACGCGCTCCTGCACCACATCATGTCGTTCCTCAAGGCATGGGAGGTGGTGCGGACCTGCGTGCTATCGTGGCGGTGGCGCCACCTCTGGGCGTCCGCGCCGTGCATTGACCTCCGTATCCGTGGCGACGACAATGGCAATACGCCAGAGGACTTCCCTGACTTTGTGCGCCACCTTTTCCGCCGCCGGGAGGTGTCAGCAAAGCTGGACACGGTTCATCTGCGGTCGAGCGATGATGCCGGTGCACATGATGTCAGGTTGTGGATCCGTACTGCGATCAAGCAGGGGGCTCGAGTTATCCATCTTGTTGGGCATCGAAAGGAGCATTGGCTTCGTGGTAGCAGCCTTGCAGTGCTTGAGCATGCATCATTTGTCTCTTGCCACCTCAAGATCTTGAAGCTGTCCTATGCCCTGATTGATGAAAACATCCTCAGGCAGCTTTCATCTCATTGCCTGTCTTTGGAAGAACTGAATCTTAAAGATTGCTTGATCACTGGCCATGAGATTTCATCTGCCTCTCTGAAGGTCTTGACCATGTTCAAGTGCCAGATCAATGTGAACCTGTCTATCTCTGCTCCAAACCTTGTAGTGCTGCGCTGCATCTCACCAATAACCCAAGCTCCATCATTTGAGAACATGGGGTTTCTTGTCACAGGCACTATAATACTTGATGATTATGCCTTCGGTGATGATTTTGAAGACATCAGCAAGTATGAACGTGATGCAACCACTGATGAAGACGATGATTGTAGTGATAGCAATTGGAAGAACAAGACTCGATATGGATTTGGTGCTCCTCTAGAAGGATATGGGCTTGGTTACAAGGATGATTATGGCTATGGTAGTGACATTGAAAGTGATGGCAACACATTTGAATATAGTGAGATTGCAATCGATTGTGATGAGTATGGCATCAATGGTGATGGCCACAATTCTACTATGGATGGTAACCGTCAGATCTCTGGTGAAAACTCTGGATGCAATGATAACAAAATTAAAGGTGGCCATAATGTTCTTCAGAGCCTTTCGAATGCTACAAGTTTGGAGCTGTTGGCTGATGCTGGAGAG GTGATTCTGACTAGAGAACTAAAAAGGTGCCCAAGTTTTAGCAACCTGAAGACATTATCCCTTGGTGAATGGTCTATGGATGCTGGCTTTGATGCATTAGTGTTCTTGCTGCAGCATTCACCTAATCTGGAGAGGCTTTTTCTTGAACTTAAATTG AACTTCAACAACAAGAAGCCGTTGGTTAGCAGTGTGAAACCAAAGGAAAAATCATTTGCCTGCAAACACCTTCAATTGGTGAAGATTAAATGCTCCAAGGATGATGCAAGAGTCCATAAGCTGGCGCATTTGTTCAGGACTAATGGTATATCAGTTGATAAGATTTTTGTTCGTCGGACTGGGAGTGCCT ATCTCCGTGGCAAGAAGTTAATGAAGGATCTTGCCAGGCTCGAACTGGAGTTCTGGGGGGAAGTAATGCCCACTTGTCCTGTTTAA